The following are encoded in a window of Qipengyuania soli genomic DNA:
- a CDS encoding PIG-L family deacetylase gives MKYRIAVLAALTLSHSANAEEERGAPREVAVILAHPDDELVMAPAIARAAREGANVTFIYATSGDQGPGVSGMEKGAALAEVRKAEANCSAEALGVRTVLFLDHGDGTLTDRPQDFESPARKLANDLGTILREHPYDVILTWGPDGGYGHGDHRIVSAIVTQLMQASPASGAELFYPGIPAGSLPPIPQMQDWAVTDPSRLPVSYAYNAQDLASARAATQCHATQFSAEERAQMPDLFHATVWQGSVHSRRAFDRGGAESVPTGE, from the coding sequence ATGAAATATCGCATCGCCGTGCTCGCTGCGCTGACCCTTTCGCATTCCGCCAACGCGGAAGAGGAGCGTGGCGCGCCGCGCGAGGTCGCCGTCATCCTCGCCCATCCCGACGACGAGCTGGTCATGGCGCCGGCCATCGCCCGTGCCGCGCGCGAGGGCGCGAATGTGACATTCATCTACGCTACCAGCGGCGACCAGGGGCCGGGCGTCTCCGGCATGGAAAAGGGCGCGGCACTGGCCGAAGTGCGCAAGGCCGAGGCGAATTGTTCGGCGGAGGCCCTCGGAGTGCGGACCGTCCTCTTCCTCGATCATGGCGACGGCACCCTTACCGACCGACCGCAGGATTTCGAAAGTCCGGCGCGCAAGCTGGCCAATGATCTCGGCACCATATTGCGCGAACATCCCTATGACGTGATCCTGACCTGGGGCCCCGACGGCGGATACGGCCATGGCGACCATCGCATCGTCAGTGCCATCGTCACGCAGCTGATGCAGGCATCTCCCGCAAGCGGTGCAGAGCTCTTCTATCCCGGCATACCCGCTGGCAGCCTGCCGCCGATCCCGCAAATGCAGGACTGGGCCGTGACAGACCCTTCGCGCCTGCCGGTATCCTATGCCTACAACGCGCAGGACCTGGCCAGCGCCCGGGCCGCCACGCAATGCCATGCAACGCAGTTTTCGGCCGAGGAAAGGGCGCAAATGCCCGACCTGTTCCATGCCACCGTGTGGCAGGGTTCGGTGCATTCTCGTCGGGCATTCGACCGCGGAGGCGCGGAGAGCGTTCCGACTGGCGAATAA
- the gyrB gene encoding DNA topoisomerase (ATP-hydrolyzing) subunit B, which translates to MDENTQNPPEKQRQNGEYGADSIKVLKGLDAVRKRPGMYIGDTDDGSGLHHMVFEVSDNAIDEALAGHCDLVLIELNPDGSVSVEDNGRGIPVDMHKEEGVSAAEVIMTQLHAGGKFENTSDDNAYKVSGGLHGVGVSVVNALSEWLELTIWRDGKEHWMRFEHGDAVESLRVVGDAPKVEGNSDPNGFKKGTRVTFKASEETFKNVIEFDFDKLEHRYRELAFLNSGVRILLRDRRHEEVAEHNLFYEGGIAAFVKWLDRNKQALVSHPIAVSAEKDGIGIDVALEWNDSYYENVLCFTNNIPQRDGGTHLAAFRAALTRTLNNYATASGMMKKEKVSLSGEDMREGLTAIVSVKLPDPKFSSQTKDKLVSSEVRQPLESLMGEKMGEWLEENPNEAKAIIQKVIDAAAAREAARRAREMSRKGAMSIASLPGKLADCQERDATKCELFLVEGDSAGGSAKQGRDRKTQAILPLKGKILNVERARFDRIISSKEVGTLIQAMGTGLRDEFNLEKLRYHKIVIMTDADVDGAHIRTLLLTFFHRQMPEIVKAGHLFIAQPPLYKVARGKSEVYLKDQAAYDEYLIGAGLQGRILETQGGARSGTELEGLVRHGLRMRNLLGFAPRKYAPSLIEAMALSGALDPAGGDRSAALSRAAAHLQMGDPEARWSAEIGADGLVRFFRAWRGVTDVHEIEPGFLDSAEARKLHKLAAEFADVYSGPVRLTRGGPEDAIEESEDGDEAEVEAPVQLDGAITLPTQLLEAVMAAGRKGQKIQRYKGLGEMNAEQLWETTLDPDNRALLQVKVEDADVTDEIFTRLMGDVVEPRREFIQSNALNVANLDV; encoded by the coding sequence ATGGACGAGAACACCCAAAATCCCCCTGAAAAACAGCGCCAGAATGGCGAGTATGGCGCAGATTCGATCAAGGTCCTCAAGGGCCTCGACGCGGTTCGCAAGCGGCCCGGCATGTATATCGGCGACACCGATGACGGCAGCGGCCTCCACCACATGGTTTTCGAGGTTTCCGACAACGCGATCGACGAGGCGCTGGCGGGGCATTGCGACCTCGTCCTCATCGAACTGAACCCCGACGGCTCGGTCAGTGTGGAAGACAACGGGCGCGGCATCCCGGTCGACATGCACAAGGAAGAAGGCGTCTCGGCGGCCGAAGTCATCATGACCCAGCTGCACGCCGGCGGTAAGTTCGAGAACACCAGCGACGACAATGCCTACAAGGTGTCGGGCGGCCTCCACGGCGTGGGTGTTTCGGTCGTCAACGCGCTGTCCGAATGGCTCGAACTGACCATCTGGCGTGACGGCAAGGAGCACTGGATGCGCTTCGAGCACGGCGATGCGGTCGAGAGCCTGCGCGTCGTTGGCGATGCGCCCAAGGTCGAGGGCAATTCCGACCCCAACGGCTTCAAGAAGGGCACCCGGGTCACCTTCAAGGCCTCGGAAGAGACCTTCAAGAACGTGATCGAGTTCGACTTCGACAAGCTCGAGCACCGCTATCGCGAACTCGCCTTCCTCAACTCCGGCGTGCGCATCCTGCTGCGCGACAGGCGGCACGAGGAAGTGGCCGAGCACAACCTCTTCTACGAAGGCGGTATCGCGGCCTTCGTGAAGTGGCTCGACCGCAACAAGCAGGCGCTGGTCTCCCACCCCATCGCGGTTTCGGCCGAAAAGGACGGCATCGGCATCGACGTCGCTCTCGAATGGAACGATTCCTACTACGAGAACGTGCTCTGCTTCACGAACAACATCCCGCAGCGTGATGGCGGCACCCATCTCGCCGCCTTCCGCGCCGCGCTGACCCGCACGTTGAACAATTACGCCACCGCGTCGGGGATGATGAAGAAGGAGAAGGTCTCGCTTTCGGGCGAAGACATGCGCGAAGGCCTGACCGCGATCGTTTCGGTCAAGCTGCCCGACCCCAAGTTCTCGTCGCAGACCAAGGACAAGCTGGTTTCCTCGGAAGTCCGCCAACCGCTCGAAAGCCTGATGGGCGAGAAGATGGGCGAATGGCTCGAGGAAAATCCGAACGAGGCCAAGGCGATCATCCAGAAGGTGATCGACGCCGCCGCCGCGCGCGAAGCCGCCCGCCGCGCTCGCGAGATGAGCCGCAAGGGCGCTATGAGCATCGCTTCGCTCCCCGGCAAGCTCGCCGACTGTCAGGAACGCGACGCGACCAAGTGCGAACTCTTCCTGGTCGAGGGTGATTCGGCAGGTGGTTCGGCCAAGCAGGGTCGCGACCGCAAGACGCAGGCGATCCTGCCGCTCAAGGGCAAGATCCTCAACGTCGAGCGCGCGCGCTTCGACCGGATCATTTCGTCGAAGGAAGTCGGCACGCTGATCCAGGCAATGGGCACGGGCCTGCGCGACGAATTCAACCTCGAAAAGCTGCGCTACCACAAGATCGTCATCATGACCGACGCCGACGTCGACGGCGCGCATATCCGCACGCTGCTGCTGACCTTCTTCCACCGCCAGATGCCCGAGATCGTCAAGGCCGGGCACCTCTTCATCGCCCAGCCGCCGCTCTACAAGGTCGCCCGCGGCAAGTCGGAGGTCTATCTCAAGGACCAGGCGGCCTATGACGAGTACCTGATCGGGGCGGGGCTGCAGGGCCGTATCCTCGAAACGCAGGGCGGTGCGCGTAGCGGGACCGAGCTTGAAGGGCTGGTCCGCCACGGCCTGCGCATGCGCAACCTCCTCGGCTTCGCACCGCGCAAGTATGCGCCTTCGCTGATCGAGGCGATGGCGCTGTCAGGCGCGCTCGACCCGGCGGGTGGCGACCGCTCCGCAGCGCTGTCGCGCGCGGCGGCGCACCTCCAGATGGGCGATCCCGAAGCCCGCTGGAGCGCGGAGATCGGCGCCGATGGCCTCGTCCGTTTCTTCCGCGCCTGGCGCGGGGTGACCGACGTGCACGAGATCGAGCCGGGCTTCCTCGACAGTGCCGAGGCGCGCAAGCTGCACAAGCTCGCCGCCGAGTTCGCTGACGTCTATTCCGGCCCCGTCCGCCTGACCCGCGGCGGTCCGGAAGACGCGATCGAGGAAAGCGAGGACGGCGACGAAGCCGAGGTCGAGGCTCCGGTCCAGCTCGACGGGGCCATCACCCTGCCGACGCAGTTGCTCGAGGCAGTTATGGCCGCCGGACGCAAGGGCCAGAAGATCCAGCGCTACAAGGGTCTTGGCGAAATGAACGCCGAGCAGCTTTGGGAGACCACGCTCGATCCCGACAACCGCGCCCTTCTGCAGGTCAAGGTCGAGGATGCCGACGTCACCGACGAGATCTTCACCCGCCTGATGGGCGATGTGGTCGAACCGCGCCGCGAGTTCATCCAGTCGAACGCGCTCAACGTCGCCAATCTCGACGTCTGA
- a CDS encoding AI-2E family transporter: MTLALLVVVLPFAQPMLWAVLAAIMFQPLFRWFLARNPARENQAALATLLVIAVAVVLPAFIIGSAVVEEAAGLVVAFQEGRINVSDWFEQVQGLLPANVRASMDASGWGDLAALQARAQEFVQASLGLIAAQALAIGGSVFGYVLAFGIALYVSYFMLRDGRRIAEAVLGALPFERAIADRLAERFLGIVRATIKGSVVVGLVQGALGAITFSIVGIPSIFLLGVIMAIASLLPAVGPAIVWVPAAIYLLATGAIWQGVVVIVSGVAVIGMADNVLRPMLVGRDTGIPDWLILVTTLGGIALLGLSGIVVGPLVAGLFLASWGILREQREGSPVEGMEGA, translated from the coding sequence GTGACACTGGCCCTTCTGGTCGTGGTGCTGCCATTCGCGCAGCCGATGCTGTGGGCAGTCCTGGCGGCGATCATGTTCCAGCCGCTGTTCCGCTGGTTCCTCGCCCGCAATCCGGCGCGTGAAAACCAGGCGGCTCTGGCGACCCTGCTGGTCATCGCGGTCGCAGTGGTCCTCCCCGCCTTCATCATCGGCAGCGCCGTGGTCGAAGAGGCAGCGGGACTTGTGGTCGCGTTCCAGGAAGGACGGATCAACGTTTCCGACTGGTTCGAACAGGTGCAGGGCCTCCTGCCGGCGAACGTTCGCGCGTCGATGGATGCTTCCGGATGGGGTGACCTTGCGGCGCTGCAGGCGCGTGCCCAGGAATTCGTGCAGGCCAGTCTCGGCCTCATCGCGGCACAGGCGCTGGCGATCGGCGGCAGCGTCTTCGGTTACGTCCTCGCCTTCGGCATCGCGCTCTACGTCAGCTATTTCATGCTACGCGATGGGCGCCGTATTGCGGAGGCGGTCCTCGGCGCCCTGCCGTTCGAGCGGGCAATCGCGGACCGGCTGGCAGAACGCTTCCTCGGAATAGTGCGCGCGACCATCAAGGGTTCGGTCGTCGTCGGGCTGGTGCAGGGCGCACTGGGTGCGATTACCTTCTCGATCGTCGGCATCCCTTCCATTTTCCTGCTCGGGGTCATCATGGCGATCGCATCGCTTCTTCCGGCGGTGGGACCGGCGATCGTCTGGGTGCCCGCGGCGATCTACCTCCTCGCCACTGGAGCAATCTGGCAGGGCGTCGTGGTCATCGTTTCGGGCGTCGCGGTCATTGGCATGGCCGACAATGTCCTTCGCCCCATGCTGGTCGGGCGCGATACCGGAATCCCCGACTGGCTCATTCTCGTTACCACACTGGGCGGGATTGCGCTGCTGGGCCTGTCGGGGATTGTCGTGGGCCCGCTTGTCGCAGGCCTGTTCCTCGCTTCCTGGGGGATCCTGCGCGAACAGCGCGAAGGATCCCCGGTCGAGGGCATGGAAGGAGCCTAA
- a CDS encoding DUF1295 domain-containing protein has translation MILEALIANAAILLGVTLILWVVAVQIDDVSFIDSFWGGGMALMAFASWMQLAEPGPLATLLMAMAVAWGARLCIYLFFRWRHEGEDKRYERMLRKDREKGNFAVAALTRIFLGQAILLFMVSSPAQYGILEAGSAEPVSGLALVGLAVWAIGIFFEWVGDWQLARFKADPANKGQVMDRGLWRYTRHPNYFGDALAWWGIWIASASAGWWVAAATFIGPLFLTFTLTRWSGAPLLEGGMKKSRPGYEEYKRRTSDFFPRPPRKL, from the coding sequence ATGATTCTGGAAGCACTCATTGCGAACGCGGCCATCCTGCTCGGCGTGACTCTCATCTTGTGGGTGGTTGCAGTCCAGATCGACGACGTGTCATTCATCGACAGCTTCTGGGGTGGCGGGATGGCGCTGATGGCTTTTGCCAGCTGGATGCAGCTCGCCGAGCCGGGTCCACTGGCCACTTTGCTGATGGCGATGGCTGTCGCCTGGGGAGCGCGGCTGTGTATCTACCTCTTCTTCCGTTGGCGCCATGAAGGCGAGGACAAGCGCTACGAGAGAATGCTGCGCAAGGACCGCGAAAAGGGGAATTTTGCCGTGGCAGCCCTGACCCGGATATTTCTCGGTCAGGCCATACTGCTCTTCATGGTGTCGAGCCCGGCGCAATACGGCATTCTCGAAGCGGGATCCGCGGAACCGGTCAGCGGGCTCGCGCTCGTGGGACTCGCCGTCTGGGCCATCGGCATCTTCTTCGAGTGGGTCGGCGACTGGCAGCTGGCCCGATTCAAGGCCGATCCGGCGAACAAGGGCCAGGTCATGGACCGCGGCCTGTGGCGCTACACCCGCCACCCCAATTACTTCGGGGATGCCCTCGCCTGGTGGGGCATATGGATTGCCAGTGCTTCCGCCGGATGGTGGGTTGCCGCCGCGACCTTCATCGGCCCGCTCTTCCTGACCTTCACGCTGACAAGGTGGTCGGGGGCCCCGCTTCTGGAAGGTGGAATGAAGAAATCACGCCCCGGTTACGAGGAATACAAGCGCCGGACTTCGGACTTCTTCCCGCGCCCGCCGCGCAAGTTGTAA
- a CDS encoding lysophospholipid acyltransferase family protein yields the protein MPTDPNRKPSLLSRIVRRLLVALYRWKGWKLEGGRPDCDKFIILGAPHTSNWDFIFFLGATNELGIRPSFMGKMSLFKWPATNFMLDMGGIPVDRSKRANYVEQVADAFARAKDLALVIAPEGSRTFKGDWKSGFYHIAMAAGVPIVPAWVNNQTMRGGLGDPIMPTGDYPADLARIIAFYRAKRPDCDRFAIIENKLIAERGNEA from the coding sequence ATGCCGACCGATCCAAACCGCAAGCCTTCGCTGCTGAGCCGCATCGTGCGCCGGTTGCTCGTCGCGCTCTATCGCTGGAAGGGCTGGAAGCTGGAGGGCGGCAGGCCGGATTGCGACAAGTTCATCATCCTCGGCGCACCGCACACTTCGAACTGGGATTTCATCTTCTTCCTCGGCGCGACCAACGAGCTCGGCATCCGCCCCAGCTTCATGGGCAAGATGAGCCTGTTCAAATGGCCCGCGACCAATTTCATGCTCGACATGGGTGGCATCCCGGTCGACCGGTCGAAGCGCGCCAACTACGTCGAGCAGGTGGCGGACGCCTTTGCCCGCGCGAAAGATCTTGCCCTCGTCATCGCGCCCGAAGGTTCACGCACCTTCAAGGGCGACTGGAAGAGCGGCTTCTACCACATCGCCATGGCCGCGGGCGTACCGATCGTGCCGGCATGGGTGAACAACCAGACCATGCGCGGCGGCCTGGGCGATCCGATCATGCCGACGGGCGACTACCCGGCCGACTTGGCGAGGATCATCGCCTTCTATCGCGCGAAACGACCCGACTGCGATCGTTTCGCCATTATCGAGAACAAGCTGATTGCCGAACGGGGGAACGAGGCATGA
- a CDS encoding carboxyl transferase domain-containing protein: protein MTAPTLTTKLDRESAEAKARFAHNKGLADELRAKVAEAALGGPEKHRERHVSRGKLLPRERVERLLDPGSPFLEIGQLAANGMYEGDVSGASMICGIGRVSGRQVMIVANDPTVKGGSYYPMTVKKHLRAQEIAQENRLPCVYLVDSGGANLPYQAEVFPDREHFGRIFFNQANMSALGIPQIACVMGSCTAGGAYVPAMSDETVIVREQGTIFLAGPPLVKAATGEEISAEDLGGGDLHARKSGVVDHLAENDEHALTIVRDIVSHLGANHAAAKDVALKDPRPPKFDADDLYALIPDDVRAPYDVHEVIARIVDGSEFHEFKPLYGSTLVCGFAHIWGMPVAILANNGVLFSESAQKGAHFIELACQRRIPLLFLQNISGFMVGGKYEAEGIAKHGAKLVTAVATATVPKVTVVIGGSFGAGNYGMCGRAYSPRFLFTWPNARISVMGGEQAASVLATVHRDADSWTPEQAEEFKAPIRQKYEDEGNPYYATARLWDDGVIDPVQTRDVLGLAFSAALEAPIAERPQFGVFRM from the coding sequence ATGACCGCCCCCACACTCACCACCAAACTTGACCGCGAGAGTGCCGAGGCCAAGGCGCGGTTTGCGCATAACAAGGGGCTCGCCGATGAGCTCCGCGCCAAGGTTGCCGAGGCGGCGCTGGGCGGGCCGGAGAAGCACCGCGAACGGCACGTCAGCCGCGGCAAGCTGCTGCCGCGCGAGCGGGTGGAGCGATTGCTCGATCCGGGCTCGCCCTTCCTCGAGATCGGCCAGCTCGCGGCGAACGGTATGTACGAGGGCGACGTGTCGGGCGCCTCGATGATCTGCGGCATCGGGCGCGTCTCCGGCCGGCAGGTGATGATCGTCGCCAACGATCCGACCGTGAAGGGCGGCAGCTATTACCCGATGACGGTCAAGAAGCATCTCCGCGCGCAGGAGATCGCGCAGGAGAACCGCCTGCCGTGTGTCTATCTCGTCGACAGCGGCGGGGCGAACCTGCCCTACCAGGCCGAGGTCTTCCCCGACCGCGAGCATTTCGGGCGCATCTTCTTCAACCAGGCGAACATGAGCGCGCTGGGCATCCCGCAGATCGCCTGCGTCATGGGCAGCTGCACTGCGGGCGGCGCCTATGTGCCCGCAATGTCGGACGAGACGGTCATCGTGCGCGAGCAGGGGACGATCTTCCTCGCCGGCCCGCCGCTTGTGAAGGCGGCGACGGGCGAGGAAATCAGCGCCGAGGACCTGGGTGGCGGCGACCTGCACGCGCGCAAGTCCGGCGTGGTCGACCACCTCGCCGAGAACGACGAGCACGCGCTGACCATCGTGCGCGACATCGTCAGCCATCTCGGCGCAAACCATGCCGCGGCGAAGGACGTGGCGCTGAAAGATCCGCGCCCGCCGAAATTCGATGCCGACGATCTCTACGCGCTGATCCCCGACGATGTCCGCGCGCCCTATGACGTCCACGAGGTGATCGCCCGGATCGTCGACGGCAGCGAGTTCCATGAGTTCAAACCGCTCTACGGCAGCACGCTCGTCTGCGGCTTCGCGCACATCTGGGGCATGCCGGTCGCGATCCTCGCCAACAACGGGGTGCTGTTTTCCGAAAGCGCGCAGAAGGGCGCGCATTTCATCGAGCTGGCCTGCCAGCGGCGCATTCCGCTGCTGTTCCTGCAGAACATCTCCGGCTTCATGGTCGGCGGGAAATACGAGGCCGAGGGCATCGCCAAGCACGGCGCGAAGCTCGTCACCGCGGTCGCGACGGCGACGGTGCCCAAGGTCACCGTGGTCATCGGCGGCAGCTTCGGCGCGGGCAATTACGGCATGTGCGGGCGCGCCTATTCCCCGCGTTTCCTGTTCACTTGGCCCAATGCGCGCATTTCGGTGATGGGCGGCGAACAGGCCGCATCGGTGCTTGCCACAGTCCACCGCGACGCCGACAGCTGGACCCCCGAACAGGCCGAGGAGTTCAAGGCCCCGATCCGCCAGAAGTACGAGGACGAGGGCAATCCCTACTACGCCACCGCTCGCCTGTGGGACGACGGCGTCATCGACCCGGTGCAGACGCGCGACGTGCTGGGCCTCGCTTTCTCCGCCGCGCTGGAGGCACCCATCGCCGAACGGCCGCAATTCGGCGTATTCCGCATGTAA
- a CDS encoding NAD-dependent epimerase/dehydratase family protein, producing the protein MKLLLTGSSGWLGRYLAPQLRAAGHEVVGLDVAPGAHTQIVGSVADAALVESVVADGIEAIIHSGALHKPDIVRYPKQVFIDTNVTGTLNLLEAAVAAGHDRFVFTSTTSHMVSQRVRDGAQAEAFWMDERFYDGPPRNIYGVTKAAAEGLCRLFAAERGLDVAILRTGRFFPEDDDTHHALSGENLKANEFLNRRLSASDAARAHVVALSGIAGLGCETFVLSAPIPFTRGEAGEMVRDARAVIARHFPDADELYAARGWKLPEVIDRVYDPSKAERLLGFRCRTDFASVLDAMRTGRPLPFDHDPSYLPPKELA; encoded by the coding sequence ATGAAGCTTCTCCTGACCGGCTCTTCTGGTTGGTTGGGCCGCTACCTTGCACCGCAACTCCGTGCGGCTGGTCATGAGGTGGTCGGCCTGGATGTAGCGCCGGGCGCCCACACGCAAATCGTTGGCTCGGTGGCTGACGCTGCGCTGGTGGAGAGCGTCGTTGCTGACGGGATCGAAGCCATCATCCACTCCGGCGCGCTGCACAAGCCCGATATTGTCCGCTATCCAAAGCAAGTCTTTATCGACACCAATGTCACCGGCACGCTCAACCTACTCGAAGCGGCAGTAGCGGCTGGGCATGATAGGTTCGTGTTCACCTCAACCACTTCGCACATGGTCTCGCAGCGCGTCCGCGACGGCGCGCAGGCGGAAGCTTTCTGGATGGACGAGCGCTTCTACGACGGCCCGCCGCGCAATATCTACGGCGTGACCAAGGCTGCGGCGGAAGGCCTGTGCCGGCTTTTCGCTGCCGAGCGCGGACTGGATGTAGCGATCCTTCGCACGGGGCGCTTCTTCCCCGAGGATGACGATACGCACCATGCCCTGTCGGGCGAGAACCTGAAGGCCAACGAATTTCTCAACCGTCGATTGAGCGCAAGCGACGCGGCAAGGGCCCATGTTGTTGCGCTGAGCGGGATCGCTGGCTTGGGATGCGAAACCTTTGTCCTCTCCGCCCCCATACCCTTCACCCGCGGGGAAGCGGGTGAAATGGTGCGCGACGCGCGTGCCGTGATCGCTCGCCACTTTCCCGATGCCGATGAACTGTATGCGGCGCGCGGCTGGAAGCTGCCGGAGGTCATCGATCGGGTCTATGATCCGTCCAAGGCCGAGCGTCTGCTGGGTTTTCGCTGCCGCACCGATTTTGCCAGCGTGCTCGACGCAATGCGCACGGGCCGACCTTTACCATTCGACCACGATCCAAGTTATCTGCCGCCCAAGGAGTTGGCATGA
- a CDS encoding isovaleryl-CoA dehydrogenase, with product MRATPDFDFQLGDAANMIRETVGRFADEQIAPLAERADREDWFPREELWTAMGELGLHGMTVEDEWGGLGLGYLEHVIAVEEVSRASASIGLSYGAHSNLCVNQIRRWGNDEQKAKYLPKLISGEHVGSLAMSEASAGSDVVSMKLKAEAVQSGYVLNGTKFWITNAPYADTLVVYAKTDGHAGSRGITAFLIEKDDPGFSIGQKIDKMGMRGSPTAELVFDDCFVPEDRVMGPLNGGVGVLMSGLDYERVVLAGLQLGIMQACLDTVIPYLRERKQFGKPIGAFQLMQAKVADMYVALQSARAYTYAVAKSCDAGQTTRFDAAGAILLSSENAFRVAGEAVQALGGAGYTKDWPVERYLRDAKLLDIGAGTNEIRRMLIGRELIGAAG from the coding sequence ATGCGCGCGACCCCCGATTTCGACTTCCAGCTGGGCGATGCCGCGAACATGATTCGCGAAACCGTCGGCCGCTTCGCCGACGAACAGATCGCCCCCCTTGCCGAACGCGCCGACCGCGAGGACTGGTTTCCGCGCGAAGAGCTATGGACCGCCATGGGCGAGCTCGGCCTGCATGGCATGACCGTGGAGGATGAATGGGGTGGCCTCGGCCTCGGATACCTCGAACACGTCATCGCGGTCGAGGAAGTCAGCCGCGCATCGGCCAGCATCGGCCTTTCCTACGGCGCGCACTCCAACCTCTGCGTCAACCAGATCCGGCGCTGGGGCAATGACGAGCAGAAGGCGAAGTACCTGCCCAAGCTGATCAGCGGCGAACACGTCGGCTCGCTGGCCATGAGCGAGGCAAGTGCCGGTTCGGACGTGGTCTCGATGAAGCTCAAGGCAGAGGCGGTCCAGAGCGGCTATGTTCTCAACGGCACCAAGTTCTGGATCACCAATGCCCCCTACGCGGACACACTTGTCGTCTACGCCAAGACCGATGGCCATGCGGGCTCGCGCGGCATTACTGCCTTCCTGATCGAGAAGGACGACCCCGGTTTCTCGATCGGGCAGAAGATCGACAAGATGGGGATGCGCGGCAGCCCGACGGCCGAGCTGGTGTTCGACGACTGCTTCGTGCCCGAGGACCGCGTGATGGGGCCTTTGAACGGCGGCGTCGGCGTGCTGATGAGCGGATTGGATTACGAGCGCGTGGTGCTTGCCGGATTGCAGCTCGGCATCATGCAGGCCTGCCTCGACACGGTCATCCCTTACCTTCGCGAACGCAAGCAGTTCGGCAAGCCCATCGGCGCCTTCCAGCTGATGCAGGCCAAGGTCGCCGACATGTATGTCGCCCTCCAATCGGCGCGCGCCTACACCTATGCCGTCGCGAAGAGCTGCGACGCGGGACAGACCACCCGCTTTGACGCCGCGGGCGCGATCCTGCTCAGCAGCGAAAACGCCTTCCGCGTCGCGGGCGAGGCGGTCCAGGCACTGGGCGGCGCAGGCTACACCAAGGACTGGCCCGTCGAACGCTACCTTCGCGATGCCAAGCTGCTCGACATCGGCGCGGGTACCAACGAGATCAGGCGCATGCTAATCGGGCGAGAGTTGATCGGGGCGGCGGGATGA
- a CDS encoding zinc-ribbon domain-containing protein translates to MIIACPACSTRYVVPDSAIGIEGRTVRCAKCKHSWFQDGPDVERLVDAPMAPSPAPAPPPPPPPPPAAPVVDEEPDADEAAADQDFSYGGSVAAGAAAEDFRSGPDFDETEPPYGDVQDDLPPPPEPEEDDYASQFDHAPPFKPRRNITKMWTYAAAIFAVLATGAIVAVNYAGVPEWMPMSKPLFGAAQPDLELSFPVEQQERRTLPNGTEFFGARIIVKNTARETRNVPPILIVLRDQRERRVYSWVVNPPQPTLAPGEEMTINEAVTDVPKSAVYADIGWAPRGM, encoded by the coding sequence ATGATCATTGCATGCCCCGCCTGCTCGACCCGCTACGTGGTCCCTGACAGTGCCATTGGCATCGAGGGTCGCACGGTCCGCTGCGCCAAATGCAAGCACAGCTGGTTCCAGGACGGACCGGATGTGGAGCGCCTGGTGGATGCGCCCATGGCTCCGTCGCCTGCGCCCGCCCCCCCTCCGCCCCCGCCTCCTCCTCCCGCTGCGCCGGTCGTCGACGAGGAACCCGATGCGGACGAGGCAGCCGCGGATCAGGACTTCAGCTACGGCGGCAGTGTCGCCGCCGGTGCCGCAGCGGAAGATTTCCGCAGCGGTCCCGATTTCGACGAGACCGAACCGCCCTATGGCGACGTGCAGGACGATCTCCCCCCTCCGCCCGAGCCGGAAGAGGACGACTACGCCTCGCAATTCGACCACGCCCCGCCGTTCAAGCCGCGTCGCAACATCACCAAGATGTGGACCTATGCGGCGGCGATCTTCGCCGTCCTGGCGACCGGGGCAATCGTGGCGGTCAATTATGCCGGCGTGCCCGAATGGATGCCGATGTCGAAGCCGCTGTTCGGCGCGGCGCAGCCCGACCTCGAATTGTCCTTCCCGGTTGAGCAGCAGGAGCGCCGCACGCTCCCCAACGGCACCGAATTCTTCGGCGCACGCATCATCGTCAAGAATACCGCGCGCGAGACGCGCAATGTCCCGCCCATCCTGATCGTCCTGCGCGACCAGCGCGAACGGCGGGTTTACAGCTGGGTCGTGAACCCGCCGCAGCCCACTCTGGCCCCGGGCGAGGAAATGACGATCAACGAAGCCGTGACCGACGTGCCCAAATCGGCCGTCTATGCCGATATCGGCTGGGCCCCGCGCGGAATGTAA